The following proteins are co-located in the Amblyraja radiata isolate CabotCenter1 chromosome 8, sAmbRad1.1.pri, whole genome shotgun sequence genome:
- the LOC116976136 gene encoding tigger transposable element-derived protein 1-like, giving the protein MSGKRSTGSSANSKPKRTRKGITLDVKLDILQRFAAGEKLSAISKTLGLATSTVATIRDSRDRIMASAQVATPLSARTLYFHRSEVMLNMERLLSVWIQDQGQLDVPLNMIAIQSKAKSLYNDLVKEEGSGAHKKPFLASKGWFDRFRKRFNLNNVQTADVEVAINYPSELKKIIDEEGFLPGQVFNADETVLFWKRLPERTFISIEEQSAAGFKASRDHLALLLGGNAAGDFKLKPVLVYSCENPRALQGYAKPNLPVIWCSNRKAWMTAAIFHDWFINHFCPALERYCAKCNIPNKALLILDKAPSHPLHLNNLTDNVRVEYLSKNTKALLQPMDQGVIANFKRYYLRKTFAQLVNGTDGHSKPTVREFWKSFNIMNAIDNISESWDEVSISTMNGAWKNIWPECVSNFGGIPPAEPAEKVTSDIVGLANEAGFQDIVDGDVIQLLDSQNEDLSNEDLVLLEQERSAEEAEDQEPPAPHQLQTSHLSDVLSYIDQVVHILSANDPNRERSLKVGRLLQDAISCYRQMYKERMRNTQQIPVDAFLIFKIEPPSPPT; this is encoded by the coding sequence AACCTAAACGTACACGTAAAGGAATCACTCTGGATGTAAAACTGGATATTTTACAAAGATTTGCTGCTGGAGAGAAACTTAGTGCAATTTCCAAAACTCTGGGGCTTGCTACATCTACCGTGGCAACAATAAGGGACAGCAGAGATAGAATCATGGCCAGTGCCCAAGTTGCAACACCGTTAAGTGCTCGAACACTGTATTTTCATCGCAGTGAAGTGATGCTTAACATGGAAAGGCTGCTGAGTGTGTGGATTCAAGACCAGGGGCAACTCGATGTCCCCTTAAATATGATAGCTATTCAGTCTAAGGCCAAGAGCTTGTACAATGATTTGGTGAAAGAAGAAGGTAGTGGTGCTCACAAAAAACCATTCCTGGCAAGCAAAGGTTGGTTTGACCGATTTCGGAAGCGATTTAACCTGAATAACGTGCAAACTGCTGATGTAGAAGTTGCAATAAATTATCCTAGTGAATTGAAAAAGATCATCGATGAAGAAGGATTTCTGCCAGGGCAGGTGTTCAATGCAGATGAAACGGTTCTTTTTTGGAAACGCTTACCTGAAAGGACATTTATATCCATAGAAGAGCAGTCTGCTGCGGGTTTTAAGGCTTCCAGGGATCATCTGGCGCTACTTCTGGGAGGCAATGCTGCCGGCGATTTTAAGTTAAAGCCCGTTCTAGTGTACAGCTGTGAAAATCCCAGAGCTCTCCAGGGCTATGCAAAGCCAAACTTACCTGTCATTTGGTGCTCGAACCGGAAAGCTTGGATGACTGCGGCTATTTTTCACGACTGGTTTATCAACCATTTCTGCCCTGCCTTGGAGAGGTACTGTGCCAAATGCAACATTCCCAACAAAGCTTTGCTCATTCTAGACAAGGCGCCCAGCCACCCACTGCACTTAAACAATCTTACTGACAACGTGAGAGTAGAGTACTTGTCCAAGAACACAAAAGCCTTATTACAACCAATGGATCAAGGTGTAATTGCAAATTTCAAGAGATATTATTTAAGAAAAACGTTTGCGCAATTGGTCAATGGGACCGATGGACATAGTAAACCAACAGTTCGAGAATTTTGGAAAAGCTTTAACATTATGAATGCAATAGACAACATCTCGGAGTCATGGGATGAGGTGAGCATTTCTACAATGAATGGCGCCTGGAAAAACATCTGGCCGGAGTGTGTCAGCAACTTTGGTGGCATTCCACCAGCAGAACCTGCAGAGAAAGTCACCAGCGATATTGTGGGGCTGGCGAACGAGGCCGGCTTTCAGGACATCGTCGACGGAGACGTGATTCAGCTGCTGGATTCACAAAACGAAGATCTGTCCAATGAAGACCTCGTGTTGCTGGAGCAGGAGCGTTCGGCAGAAGAGGCTGAGGATCAGGAGCCGCCCGCCCCGCATCAACTGCAGACCAGCCACCTGTCTGATGTCTTGTCCTACATCGATCAAGTCGTGCACATCCTCAGCGCTAATGATCCGAACCGGGAGCGCAGTTTGAAGGTCGGGCGATTGCTGCAGGATGCCATCAGCTGTTACAGGCAAATGTACAAGGAAAGGATGCGCAACACGCAGCAAATACCTGTCGATGCTTTCCTCATCTTCAAAATAgagcctccctctccccccacgtaA